From Ictidomys tridecemlineatus isolate mIctTri1 chromosome 2, mIctTri1.hap1, whole genome shotgun sequence, the proteins below share one genomic window:
- the Samd1 gene encoding sterile alpha motif domain-containing protein 1, producing MAGPPALPPPETAAAATTAAAASSSAASPHYQEWILDTIDSLRSRKARPDLERICRMVRRRHGPEPERTRAELEKLIQQRAVLRVSYKGSISYRNAARVQPPRRGATPPAPPRAPRGGPAAAAAPPPTPAPPPPPAPVAAAAPARAPRAAAAATAPPSPGPAQPGPRAQRAAPLAAPPPAPAAPPAVAPPAGPRRAPPPAVAAREPPLPPPPQPPAPPQQQQPPPPQPQPPPEGGAARAGGPARPVSLREVVRYLGGSGGAGGRLTRGRVQGLLEEEAAARGRLERTRLGALALPRGDRPGRAPPSASARASRSKRGEERVLEKEEEEEDDEEEDDDDDVSEGSEVPESDRPAGAQHHQVNGERGPQTAKERVKEWTPCGPHQGQDEVRGSVPGSGSRQVFSMAAMNKEGGSASVATGPDSPSPVPLPPGKPALPGADGTPFGCPPGRKEKPTDPVEWTVMDVVEYFTEAGFPEQATAFQEQEIDGKSLLLMQRTDVLTGLSIRLGPALKIYEHHIKVLQQGHFEDDDPDGFLG from the exons ATGGCGGGGCCCCCGGCCCTACCCCCGCCAGAGACGGCGGCGGCCGCCACCACGGCGGCCGCCGCCTCGTCGTCCGCCGCTTCCCCGCACTACCAAGAGTGGATTCTGGACACCATCGACTCGCTGCGCTCGCGCAAGGCGCGGCCGGACCTGGAGCGCATCTGCCGGATGGTGCGGCGGCGGCACGGCCCGGAGCCGGAGCGCACGCGCGCCGAGCTCGAGAAACTGATCCAGCAGCGCGCCGTGCTCCGGGTCAGCTACAAGGGGAGCATCTCGTACCGCAACGCGGCGCGCGTCCAGCCGCCCCGGCGCGGAGCCACCCCGCCGGCCCCGCCGCGCGCCCCCCGCGGgggccccgccgccgccgccgcgccgcCGCCCACACCCGCCCCGCCGCCACCGCCCGCGCCCGTCGCTGCCGCCGCCCCGGCCCGGGCGCCCCGCGCGGCCGCCGCCGCCACAGCGCCCCCCTCGCCCGGCCCCGCGCAGCCGGGCCCCCGCGCGCAGCGGGCCGCGCCCCTGGCCGCGCCGCCGCCCGCGCCCGCCGCTCCCCCGGCAGTGGCGCCCCCGGCCGGCCCGCGCCGCGCCCCCCCGCCCGCCGTCGCCGCCCGGgagccgccgctgccgccgccgccacaGCCGCCGGCGCcgccacagcagcagcagccgccgccgccgcagccACAGCCGCCGCCGGAGGGGGGCGCGGCGCGGGCCGGCGGCCCGGCGCGGCCCGTGAGCCTGCGGGAAGTCGTGCGCTACCTCGGGGGCAGCGGCGGTGCCGGCGGCCGCCTGACCCGTGGCCGCGTGCAGGGGCTGCTGGAGGAGGAGGCGGCAGCGCGGGGCCGCCTGGAGCGCACTCGCCTCGGAGCACTTGCATTGCCCCGCGGGGACAGGCCCGGACGGGCACCGCCGTCCGCCAGCGCCCGCGCGTCGCGGAGCAAG AGAGGAGAAGAGCGAGTGcttgagaaagaagaggaagaggaagatgatgaagaggaagatgatgatgatgatgtatcTGAGGGCTCAGAAGTGCCCGAGAGTGACCGTCCTGCAGGTGCCCAGCACCACCAGGTTAATGGCGAGAGGGGCCCTCAGACTGCCAAGGAGAGGGTCAAGGAGTGGACGCCCTGTGGACCCCATCAGGGCCAGGATGAAGTGCGGGGATCTGTACCTGGCAGTGGCAGCCGCCAGGTGTTCTCCATGGCCGCCATGAATAAGGAAGGGGGATCAG CCTCTGTTGCCACCGGGCCAGATTCCCCATCCCCTGTGCCTTTGCCCCCAGGAAAACCAGCCCTACCTGGGGCCGACGGGACCCCCTTTGGCTGTCC TCCCGGACGCAAGGAGAAGCCGACTGACCCCGTGGAGTGGACGGTGATGGACGTGGTGGAGTACTTCACGGAGGCAGGCTTCCCGGAGCAGGCCACAGCTTTCCAAGAACAG GAAATCGACGGCAAGTCTTTGTTGCTCATGCAACGCACAGACGTGCTCACCGGTCTGTCTATCCGCTTGGGCCCCGCCCTGAAAATCTATGAGCATCATATCAAGGTGCTTCAGCAAGGCCACTTTGAGGATGATGACCCGGATGGCTTTTTGGGCTGA